A region of Dictyostelium discoideum AX4 chromosome 1 chromosome, whole genome shotgun sequence DNA encodes the following proteins:
- the mgp3 gene encoding Cdc15/Fes/CIP4 domain-containing protein → MTVDNSQIPNLNQPESFADLWDGYENVSKATEKGVLLLKDITKFFKKRIQSEDEYSKTLSKLVLKFEPMAPDGYIGPRLKNTWDQIKLETLTHSNHHENICNNISTHIIEPIEGLIVDLEQKMKSIHVDAEKSFIHYQESVAKLKKAKQNYDRLCKDSFEITGVSKGETQKVQKRAIKAAQDVIKADKDYRAQINETNTSQKQFLTELIPKIMNDLQRLEMVRIHMVKSYFHRYFKSMESTPQKFNTETENLLNLINSINNEDEIQDFVRKSKTTHKYPKPFEYEPYLDRFTTPPPPPPPQISSPQLLSPRGDISIQHSSSSNSLPIFPTQHQLLSNKEKADNNITNSLSLSSDSLQTNLNNGNNGGNGNNGSNTPTKEKKPSSWGLKRFSTSVSSTSDRKLLNKQIQSIGLAHNGGNIFNCKIEDIMVAQKKKYPYLEIPFIVVFLKHKLVALDVFKTQGIFRVPGNVVDINSLKKRFDEGNYEVAPTENVYTIASLLKLWLREITEPLFPLTVYDQCIENSNKREKIFEIISSLPILNQKTISYIIELLQECGKSVNVEHNKMNFPNLAMVFSPCFLRCSHTDPNILLGNIFKEKEFVQNIIEHFKPLQVNDSLEGPPSSSSSSSTSINQSSIESPPTSPLRSSTNSNANKSSTPIKPSSPSQQQQQQQQQQQSSTPSTPLSSTTNTNVKHNILSPIVEQQSPNNGKQPIALTQTYSHLNIGSVPLIINTVNNNNQNQNQNQNQNQNQDQNQNQSKQPIQSSNQTQQQVSAPATPHTVAVNPKINQIKAETITTPQKSIGDGNGLIGQSPSAHLMSPSEVKRRSNAIYLEDQERCKQRIDELHTQVNELYSDITTIETTTYFAMQSSLLITKLTKSLESFLTIDMWNLTLQDIKEAIEKNKFVSPPPINFKIPSKMPKLSPIELVQNEQSSELLRSWLSNVTLTVNRINEYLCYLGGVVIRIHSPDTLFAISNLFTDYDLSPQQNPKFVSLTLEQSTIFIQKTLALLEPLNPFTSDELNINVKVQDTITPASFSPALISDPDCNSPPTISNTTNRLLNTSGSTDFSTTPLSSSPSTSSTSLSTNNNNNNNGNRNLDINNSPTIVITNSSLNKSALSTNNNNNNNNNNNNNPTTKLSSSTSSTSTTTTTNTNTNTTTNEKIAHAIISPSSSTTSFKFDDDEDEDEDLLEINNKLHSQLTEELKKKQQQYKQLIFDIIDMIKDKKKLMNSLDLTNSDSQLDIKSIAKLSLSLKRALDNFTSESGFDIEDEQDPIINKENDSFVNLKIMTSHFISRIVLILTTILSISNEFNSTLYQLLLPFNENNNNNNENNNINNQ, encoded by the exons ATGACAGTTGATAATTCACAAATACCAAATTTAAACCAACCAGAATCATTTGCAGATTTATgg gaTGGTTATGAAAATGTATCAAAAGCAACAGAAAAaggtgtattattattaaaagatataacgaaattttttaagaaaagaATACAATCAGAGGATGAATATAGTAAAACTTTATCAAAGTtagtattaaaatttgaaccTATGGCACCTGATGGATATATTGGACCACGTTTAAAGAATACATGGGATCAAATTAAATTGGAGACATTGACACATTCGAATCATCATGAGAATATATGTAATAATATATCGACACATATAATTGAACCGATTGAAGGGTTAATAGTTGATTTGGAACAAAAGATGAAATCCATTCATGTGGATGCCGAGAAATCCTTTATACACTATCAAGAGTCAGTGGCGAAATTGAAAAAAGCCAAACAAAACTATGATAGATTATGTAAGGATTCATTCGAAATCACAGGAGTTAGTAAAGGTGAGACACAGAAAGTACAAAAACGTGCCATCAAAGCGGCCCAAGATGTGATCAAAGCCGACAAAGACTACAGAGCACAAATCAACGAGACAAACACATCACAGAAACAGTTTCTCACCGAACTAATACCAAAGATAATGAACGATTTACAACGTTTGGAGATGGTGCGTATTCATATGGTGAAGAGTTACTTTCATCGTTATTTCAAATCAATGGAATCAACACCACAGAAATTCAATACAGAGACTGAGAATCTACTAAATCTCATCAACTCTATcaataatgaagatgaaattCAAGATTTCGTTAGAAAATCTAAAACCACACATAAATATCCAAAACCATTCGAATATGAACCTTACTTGGATAGATTCACCACACCTCCACccccaccaccaccacaaatcTCTTCACCACAATTACTATCACCACGTGGTGATATCTCAATTCAacattcatcatcatcaaatagtTTACCAATTTTTCCAACTCAACATCAacttttatcaaataaagaaaaagccgataataatataacaaattcattatcattatcatctgaTAGTTTacaaacaaatttaaataatggcaACAATGGTGGTAACGGCAACAATGGTAGTAATACACCAACTAAAGAAAAGAAACCAAGTAGTTGGGgattaaaaagatttagtACATCAGTTAGTAGTACATCAGATAGGAAGTTATTgaataaacaaattcaatCTATTGGATTAGCAcataatggtggtaatatATTCAATTGTAAGATAGAGGATATTATGGTAgcacaaaagaaaaagtatCCATATTTAGAGATACCTTTTATagttgtatttttaaaacataaatTGGTTGCATTGGATGTATTTAAGACTCAGGGTATTTTCAGAGTACCTGGTAATGTCGTGGATATCAATTCATTGAAGAAACGATTCGATGAGGGTAATTATGAAGTTGCCCCAACTGAAAATGTTTATACAATTGCATCACTTTTAAAACTTTGGTTAAGAGAGATCACTGAACCACTATTCCCATTGACTGTCTATGATCAGTGTattgaaaatagtaataagAGAGAAAAGATCTTTGAAATCATCTCAAGTTTACCAATActaaatcaaaaaacaattagTTACATCATAGAGTTACTTCAAGAATGTGGTAAATCTGTTAATGTTGaacataataaaatgaatttccCAAATTTAGCAATGGTTTTCTCACCTTGTTTCTTACGTTGTTCTCATACTGATCCAAATATTCTATTAGGTAATATCTTTAAAGAGAAAGAATTTGttcaaaatataattgaaCATTTTAAACCATTACAAGTTAATGATTCTTTAGAAGGTCCaccttcttcttcctcttcctcttcaacctcaattaatcaatcatcaattgaatcacCACCAACTTCACCACTTAGATCTTCAACAAATTCTAATGCCAATAAATCTTCAACACCAATtaaaccatcatcaccatcacaacaacaacaacaacaacaacaacaacaacaatcatcaacaccatcaacaccATTATCATCTACTACCAATACAAATGTAAAACATAATATATTATCACCAATTGTTgaacaacaatcaccaaaTAATGGTAAACAACCAATTGCTCTTACTCAAACTTATAgtcatttaaatattggtaGTGTtccattaattattaatactgtaaataataataatcaaaatcaaaatcaaaatcaaaatcaaaatcaaaatcaagatcaaaatcaaaatcaatcaaaacaACCAATACAATCATCAAATCAAACTCAACAACAAGTATCAGCACCAGCAACACCACATACAGTTGCAGTTAATCCAAAgattaatcaaattaaagcAGAGACTATTACAACACCACAGAAATCAATTGGTGATGGTAATGGATTGATTGGACAATCACCATCAGCACATTTAATGTCACCATCAGAGGTTAAACGTAGATCAAATGCAATTTATTTAGAGGATCAAGAACGTTGTAAACAAAGAATCGATGAATTACATACTCAAGTAAATGAGCTATATTCAGATATTACAACCATTGAAACTACAACCTACTTTGCTATGCAATCATCATTGTTGATTACAAAGTTAACCAAATCATTAGAATCATTCCTAACTATTGACATGTGGAATTTAACTTTACAAGATATTAAAGAAGCAATTGAAAAGAACAAATTcgtatcaccaccaccaatcaatttcaaaattccTTCAAAAATGCCAAAACTATCGCCAATTGAATTGGTGCAAAATGAACAATCATCGGAATTGCTACGTTCTTGGCTATCAAATGTAACCTTGACAGTGAATCGTATCAATGAGTACCTTTGCTATCTTGGTGGTGTCGTAATTCGTATTCATTCACCTGATACTCTATTTGCAATTAGTAATCTTTTCACCGATTACGACTTATCACCACAACAAAATCCAAAATTTGTTTCATTAACACTTGAACAATCTACAATTTTCATTCAAAAAACTTTAGCACTCTTAGAACCATTAAATCCATTCACTTCTgatgaattaaatattaatgtaAAAGTACAAGATACCATCACTCCTGCTTCTTTCTCACCTGCTCTAATCTCTGATCCTGATTGTAATAGTCCACCAACAATCTCAAATACTACAAATAGATTATTAAATACAAGTGGTAGTACTGATTTTTCAACAActccattatcatcatcaccaagtACTTCCTCGACTTCattatcaacaaataataataataataataatggtaatagaaatttagatattaataatagtccAACAATTGTAATTACAAATTCTTCTTTAAATAAGAGTGCattatcaacaaataataataataataataataataataataataataatccaacaactaaattatcatcatcaacttcttcaacttcaactactactactacaaatacaaatacaaatacaacaacaaatgaaaaaattgcACATGCAATTATATCACCATCAAGTAGTACaacatcatttaaatttgatgatgatgaagatgaagatgaagatttaTTAGAGATTAATAATAAGTTACATAGTCAATTAAcagaagaattaaaaaagaaacaacaacaatataaaCAACTTATATTCGATATTATTGATAtgattaaagataaaaagaaattaatgaattcatTAGATTTAACAAATTCAGACTCTCAATtagatattaaatcaattgcaaaattatcattatcctTAAAGAGAGCTTTAGATAATTTCACTTCAGAAAGTGGTTTCGATATTGAAGATGAACAAGATCCAATCATCAATAAAGAGAATGATTCATTTGTAAACTTAAAAATTATGACCTCTCATTTCATTAGTCGTATCGTTTTAATCTTAACTACAAtcttatcaatttcaaatgaattcaattcaacactttaccaattattattaccatttaatgaaaataataataataataatgaaaataataatatcaataatcaataa